From Penaeus vannamei isolate JL-2024 chromosome 40, ASM4276789v1, whole genome shotgun sequence, the proteins below share one genomic window:
- the LOC138860285 gene encoding uncharacterized protein — protein MGVTDELRVELCHRKKIMAYRDLSNKGQKWDQRESKEPASKSRGYGDSRDFLACYFPEEGNGLQGEPVARDRAYISKGKVRRLHKHTQAPSNAGHSWSLTMKGIEAVALCCLVVGVSASNLGGFFHGGGIQGAGFGGSGHHGGGIHGGVHGGGIHHGGGIHHGGVHGGGIHHGGVHGGGIQAGGFHGGNVHPGGVHGGGIQAGGGVHGGGIHPGGVHGGGIQVGGIHGGGIPGGSGIIGAGIPAPPSECRYWCKTPEGQAYCCETTYEPETPVGTKFLECPDVRPTCPQSIRSGGPVRCSNDYKCANFDKCCYDRCLKEHVCKPPSIFGGHF, from the exons ATGGGTGTCACTGATGAACTTAGGGTTGAATTGTGTCATAGGAAAAAAATTATGGCGTATAGAGACCTGTCTAATAAAGGTCAAAAATGG GACCAACGGGAGTCCAAGGAGCCAGCAAGCAAAAGCAGGGGCTATGGCGACTCCCGTGACTTCCTCGCCTGTTATTTCCCCGAGGAAGGAAACGGGTTGCAAGGAGAACCAGTTGCAAGGGATCGTGCGTATATAAGCAAGGGCAAAGTTCGCAGACTTCACAAGCACACGCAAGCACCGTCGAACGCAGGACACAGCTGGAGTTTAACCATGAAG GGCATCGAAGCAGTGGCTCTCTGCTGCCTCGTCGTCGGCGTCTCGGCGAGTAACCTGGGCGGGTTCTTCCATGGCGGCGGTATCCAAGGGGCTGGTTTCGGTGGTAGCGGTCATCACGGAGGAGGGATTCATGGTGGTGTCCATGGCGGAGGGATCCATCATGGCGGAGGGATCCATCATGGTGGCGTCCACGGAGGAGGGATCCATCATGGGGGTGTTCATGGCGGAGGTATCCAAGCCGGTGGTTTCCACGGTGGAAACGTCCATCCTGGCGGTGTCCATGGTGGAGGCATCCAAGCCGGTGGCGGTGTCCATGGCGGGGGCATCCATCCCGGCGGTGTCCATGGCGGGGGCATCCAAGTGGGCGGCATCCATGGCGGAGGAATCCCCGGAGGCAGTGGCATCATCGGAGCTGGAATCCCCGCTCCCCCGAGCGAGTGCAGGTATTGGTGCAAGACTCCGGAGGGTCAAGCCTACTGCTGCGAGACGACGTACGAACCAGAGACACCTGTTGGCACCAAGTTCCTGGAGTGCCCGGACGTGCGCCCAACCTGCCCGCAAAGCATCCGATCTGGAGGCCCCGTCCGCTGCTCCAACGACTACAAATGCGCCAACTTCGACAAGTGTTGCTACGACAGGTGTCTGAAGGAACACGTGTGCAAGCCTCCTTCGATCTTTGGCGGCCATTTTTAA